Genomic window (Daucus carota subsp. sativus chromosome 5, DH1 v3.0, whole genome shotgun sequence):
TTTAAGGGTAGAAAGCTGAGATGGGATGACCCCGTTAAGTTTGTTGGAGGACAAGTCTAAGTAAGTTAGGTTTGTGAGCTGTGCGAAGAATATGGGAACAGGGCCACTGAGATTAGTCCAGCTGAGCCGGACGGATTTTAGGCTAGTGAGTGCAGAAATTTGTTCTGGGATTGCTCCGTAAAGATTGGGGAGTTTATAGAACCATAAGGTTTCAAGATATGGCAGGCCTCCCACCTGAGGTGGGATTTGGCCAGTAAGATTGTCGTCGTCTTGAATAGTGAGGGAAACTATGCGGTTGTTGGTTTCGCCACATTTAACGAGGTACCAATCACAACAGTCTTCGCTTGGAACCCATGAGGCCAGAAGATGAGGGTTTTTGAAGGCTTCCTTGATTCCAAGTAGAACTTGCTTGTCATTGTTGTTGCATCTTTCCGACGCAGAATTGTTTGGAAGGCAGAGTAAAATCATGCATATGCACAAAATGGGGTAGAAAGATGATGATTCAATATTCATACTGAAGTTGTGTTTGAGTTGATGGTGTAAGTGAAGTAAGTTCAGTTGTCTATTTATAGATGGAATTGTTGTGtcataatttttgtttataactTAAGGCACTATACTGAATCATTTTCCTTGTGTTTTGTTGCAGGAGATCTGCTGACTAAACCTACAAAATATTTGTTACAGTACTAGTTATGGATTGAAAACGTTTTTTTGACCTCAAAACTTCTGGATATGTACACACAGTCACATAGTAGAGTGGTCGACCTGCATGAACATAGCCCCCTAATAAAGAAAGCTAAACTCAGCAGTCAGCAGGTATGTTTTGCCTCTCTTTCCACGCATATCAGATCATTTCGGAACATGTGATAAGTGTTTTCTGTTTGCAGAATGTATAATAAGTCTTCAATTTCATCCGAAAATTTTTAGGGTCATGATAGGTAGAGAGACTTATAAACACAGAACCTGATTGAGACCGTTAATTTGTTTTATGGCAAATAAACTTAATAACTTCTAGATCAATGACAAATGCGTTGTGATTCATAAATTAGTGAGACTGCCACGATGAGCCTGGTTTATTTCTGAGTCAGTTCTAAGGTACTAAATCCCTCAACCGGTAAACTGACCAGAGGGAGAGGCGgggtaaaataaaaatatcggAGGCACGTGCGAAATTTCAAATTAGGaccctaattttattttaatataaagttaaataatttttaaataaaatgaactTTAGAAACATGTTGTAAAAAGAAGtgtattcaaaaatttaaaattcactaAAAATATGTTCTtcttacatattttataaaaaaaaatcattaacacTCCCGATATATATAACTGACATTTTTTTGGTTAAATTTtcatgaatttataaatttaggaTCTTTTATATTTGTAGGTCTTGTGCGATCGCTCACCCCGCGCTCCTTCGATCCTCTTATTTTGATTTCTCGAACCGAGAGATCCACGAATAGGGATCCTGATGCATATAGATACAAATGGTTCAATGGGAGATAATTTGGAGGAACATATCCATTCACCTCATCTG
Coding sequences:
- the LOC108220610 gene encoding polygalacturonase inhibitor, whose protein sequence is MNIESSSFYPILCICMILLCLPNNSASERCNNNDKQVLLGIKEAFKNPHLLASWVPSEDCCDWYLVKCGETNNRIVSLTIQDDDNLTGQIPPQVGGLPYLETLWFYKLPNLYGAIPEQISALTSLKSVRLSWTNLSGPVPIFFAQLTNLTYLDLSSNKLNGVIPSQLSTLKNLSALHLDRNHLTGEIPAAYGNISGSPDIYLSHNHLTGFVPQTFASSDPIRIDLSWNSLEGDISFFFGTKKRLETADFSRNTFSFNFSKVQQFPPSLIYLDLNHNQISGNLSTALAKLQLQTFNVSNNKLCGMIPAEGNLERFGNTAYLNNTCLCGAPLPKC